A single window of Sphingobacterium sp. ML3W DNA harbors:
- a CDS encoding DUF2892 domain-containing protein produces the protein MGTLVDKVISKVKSRIDENCENGKIETSERILSVVAGGFILGAGVRYLIKHPLTALSGLSLGGALVYRGVTGRCAVKKAIEDEGERVEVIEHHYFVKKD, from the coding sequence ATGGGTACGCTAGTAGATAAAGTAATAAGCAAAGTAAAAAGTAGGATAGATGAAAACTGTGAGAATGGCAAGATAGAAACCTCAGAACGTATACTTTCTGTTGTAGCAGGTGGATTTATACTCGGGGCAGGTGTTCGCTATTTAATTAAACATCCGCTCACCGCACTTTCTGGTTTATCTTTAGGTGGGGCACTAGTCTACCGTGGCGTGACAGGTCGTTGTGCCGTAAAGAAAGCAATCGAAGACGAAGGTGAGCGTGTTGAGGTTATCGAACATCATTATTTCGTGAAAAAAGATTAA
- a CDS encoding menaquinone biosynthetic enzyme MqnA/MqnD family protein, whose protein sequence is MDKVRVSAVSYTNTLPFLNGIRHSSVLDRIELSLDNPSVCAQKVIDDEADLGIIPVAALLSLPEAHIITDYCIGTEGAVDSVFIFSQKPITEVETLYLDKQSRTSNGLARVLLKHHWKKEVKIVDDIEVADAYVLIGDRTFGKKNTVAFIYDLGLYWKEFTGLPFAFAVWVSKKELPRDFIYEFNDALREGVSKPEDVIVGLPEYANFDYRHYLTESLNYHLTDEKREAIKKYLTLLSDLDT, encoded by the coding sequence ATGGATAAAGTGAGAGTATCGGCAGTTTCGTATACGAATACATTGCCGTTTTTAAATGGAATAAGACATTCTTCAGTTTTAGATCGTATCGAATTGAGTTTGGATAATCCAAGTGTCTGTGCGCAAAAAGTAATCGATGATGAAGCTGATTTGGGAATTATTCCCGTTGCAGCATTATTGAGTTTGCCAGAGGCACATATTATTACTGATTATTGTATTGGTACTGAAGGTGCTGTGGATTCGGTTTTTATTTTTTCTCAAAAACCGATTACTGAGGTTGAAACCCTCTATTTAGATAAACAATCGCGTACTTCCAATGGATTGGCTAGAGTTTTGTTAAAGCACCATTGGAAGAAAGAAGTGAAGATTGTGGATGATATTGAAGTCGCTGATGCTTATGTATTGATAGGTGATCGTACTTTTGGAAAAAAAAACACCGTTGCTTTTATTTATGACTTGGGTTTGTATTGGAAAGAATTTACGGGCCTTCCATTTGCTTTTGCGGTTTGGGTAAGTAAAAAGGAGTTGCCAAGGGATTTTATTTATGAATTCAATGACGCTCTACGAGAAGGTGTTTCCAAACCAGAGGATGTAATTGTTGGATTGCCTGAATATGCAAATTTTGATTACCGTCATTATTTGACAGAAAGTCTAAACTATCATCTTACCGATGAAAAACGTGAAGCTATTAAAAAATATTTAACGCTATTGTCAGATTTAGATACATAA
- the ispE gene encoding 4-(cytidine 5'-diphospho)-2-C-methyl-D-erythritol kinase has product MLSFANAKINLGLHVVGKRSDGYHDLETIFYPVKIYDVVEINPIQTGVTTFSSEGISIPGDDINLCEKAYRIVKQDFDIPAVAINLIKRIPIGAGMGGGSADAASVLKMLNETFNLQVTNAQLEVYAKLLGADCPFFIENKPVYATGIGTDFESINLDLNAYYIVVINPGIHVSTVEAYRGVEARKSEFDLRTIVKLPVQEWKFYLKNDFEDSIFEQYPRIMELKDALYLSGALYASMSGSGSSVFGIFDRQVRLEHLRSLGEIYYPIDL; this is encoded by the coding sequence ATGTTATCTTTTGCAAATGCCAAAATAAATTTAGGTCTTCATGTCGTTGGCAAGCGATCTGATGGTTATCATGATTTGGAAACTATATTTTACCCTGTGAAAATCTATGATGTAGTTGAAATAAATCCAATTCAAACAGGTGTAACAACATTTTCTTCTGAAGGAATTTCTATTCCTGGCGATGATATAAACCTATGTGAGAAAGCATACCGTATCGTTAAACAGGATTTTGATATTCCTGCAGTAGCAATCAATTTGATTAAACGAATTCCTATTGGTGCAGGGATGGGCGGAGGGTCAGCAGATGCCGCTTCTGTTCTTAAGATGTTGAATGAAACATTCAATCTTCAGGTGACAAATGCTCAACTCGAAGTCTATGCGAAACTGCTGGGTGCAGATTGTCCGTTTTTCATAGAAAACAAACCTGTTTATGCCACTGGTATAGGAACTGATTTTGAATCGATAAATTTGGATTTAAATGCGTATTATATTGTGGTAATCAATCCTGGGATCCATGTTTCTACTGTCGAAGCTTATCGAGGTGTGGAGGCCAGAAAATCTGAATTTGATTTAAGAACTATTGTCAAATTGCCGGTTCAAGAGTGGAAGTTTTATTTGAAAAACGATTTTGAGGATTCAATTTTTGAACAATATCCAAGAATAATGGAACTTAAGGACGCCCTTTACCTTTCGGGCGCACTTTATGCTTCGATGTCCGGTTCTGGATCCTCTGTATTTGGTATATTTGATCGGCAAGTTAGATTGGAACATTTGAGGTCATTAGGCGAGATATACTACCCAATTGATTTATAA
- a CDS encoding ATP cone domain-containing protein, with protein MLVKKYSGELVPFNSESLHHSLTRSGANNEQVEKVYTQIKEKLFDGITTRELYQLAFEALKSQRNSYAARYSLKKALRELGPEGFYFEKWIARLFQEYGFESTTGQTVQGHAVTHEIDVVASKGDEMLAIECKFRNDIDAKISVTTPMYFLSRFKDISNLNYQFFGKDRTFTQGWLVTNAYLTSDSKDFGKYYQVNFLSWDYPEDNSIKKRVDKAVFYPVTCLTTLTDEEKKTLLQNQIILVKDIISNKKALQSLQLGSEKLKLVLEEAKELIDYKLEDE; from the coding sequence ATGCTGGTAAAAAAATATTCAGGAGAATTAGTTCCATTTAATAGCGAAAGTTTACACCATTCATTGACTCGTTCTGGAGCCAATAATGAGCAAGTGGAAAAAGTATACACACAGATAAAAGAAAAATTATTTGACGGGATAACAACAAGAGAACTCTACCAATTAGCATTCGAAGCCTTAAAATCACAACGTAATTCGTATGCCGCACGATATAGCCTCAAAAAAGCTCTTCGGGAGCTTGGACCAGAAGGCTTTTATTTTGAAAAATGGATTGCACGCTTATTTCAAGAATATGGCTTTGAAAGTACCACGGGGCAAACTGTTCAAGGTCATGCTGTCACACATGAGATTGATGTGGTAGCATCAAAAGGTGATGAAATGCTCGCTATCGAATGCAAATTTCGAAATGATATTGATGCAAAGATTTCAGTAACGACTCCAATGTACTTCTTATCTCGATTTAAGGATATCAGTAACCTCAACTATCAATTTTTTGGAAAAGATAGAACTTTCACACAAGGCTGGTTGGTCACCAACGCCTATTTGACTTCAGACTCAAAAGATTTTGGAAAGTACTATCAGGTCAATTTTCTTTCTTGGGATTATCCAGAAGACAATAGCATCAAAAAACGAGTAGATAAAGCAGTTTTTTACCCTGTTACCTGCTTAACAACCTTGACAGATGAAGAAAAAAAGACACTACTTCAAAACCAAATCATATTAGTAAAAGATATTATCAGCAACAAGAAAGCACTACAATCACTTCAATTAGGTTCTGAAAAATTAAAACTGGTACTTGAAGAGGCTAAAGAATTGATTGACTATAAACTGGAAGATGAGTAA
- a CDS encoding DEAD/DEAH box helicase: MKFTEFGLASSLEEGLDSMGYEDATPIQEQAIPVVLNNKDLIACAQTGTGKTASYLLPVLHKIAEEQSDYINTLILVPTRELALQIDQQIMGLGYFTGATSIAVYGGGNGMDYEQQRTAIKEGANIIVATPGRLIAHLASGKLHFNKVKHFILDEADRMLDMGFHEDIMKIISFLPEKRQNLLFSATMPPKIRTLAKNILHDPTEINIALSKPSEGISQQVYMVYDDQKIALIQDILKNPMFTSTIIFASKKDIVKRLTSELHKNGIAAEAFHSDLEQAQREDVMSRFKARRINVLIGTDVISRGIDIVGISLVINYDVPPDPEDYIHRVGRTARAATTGTAITFVNQKDQQRFAKIEQLIGSSIERITLPSGFSEGPVYDPTRFTEHKKKSVKKKKFKKFVKKDVVVNKD, translated from the coding sequence TTGAAATTTACAGAATTTGGTTTAGCATCTTCTTTGGAAGAGGGCTTAGATAGCATGGGTTATGAAGATGCAACACCTATACAGGAACAGGCGATTCCTGTTGTCCTAAATAACAAAGATTTAATAGCGTGTGCGCAGACAGGTACCGGTAAGACGGCTTCCTATTTATTACCTGTATTACATAAGATAGCAGAAGAACAATCTGATTATATCAACACCTTAATATTAGTTCCAACCCGAGAGCTTGCCTTGCAGATTGATCAGCAAATTATGGGGTTAGGTTATTTTACGGGAGCGACTTCTATTGCGGTATATGGTGGGGGTAATGGCATGGACTATGAACAGCAGCGAACTGCTATCAAAGAGGGAGCTAATATCATTGTTGCTACACCGGGGCGATTGATTGCTCACCTTGCTTCAGGAAAACTTCACTTTAATAAAGTGAAACATTTTATATTAGATGAAGCGGATCGTATGTTGGATATGGGTTTTCATGAGGATATTATGAAAATCATCAGCTTTCTTCCTGAAAAAAGACAAAACTTATTGTTTTCGGCTACTATGCCCCCAAAGATCAGAACTTTAGCAAAAAATATTTTACATGATCCTACTGAGATAAATATTGCTTTATCAAAACCTTCTGAAGGTATCAGCCAACAGGTATATATGGTATACGATGATCAAAAAATTGCTTTGATCCAGGATATTTTGAAGAACCCTATGTTTACAAGTACAATTATTTTTGCTTCTAAAAAAGATATTGTAAAACGATTGACGAGTGAATTGCATAAGAATGGAATTGCAGCAGAAGCTTTCCATTCGGATTTGGAACAGGCGCAGCGTGAAGATGTAATGAGTCGTTTCAAAGCAAGGCGAATAAATGTTTTAATAGGTACGGATGTTATCTCTAGAGGGATTGATATCGTGGGAATTAGTTTAGTCATTAATTATGATGTTCCTCCTGATCCTGAAGATTATATTCACCGAGTTGGACGTACTGCACGTGCAGCTACTACTGGCACCGCTATTACATTTGTCAATCAGAAAGATCAACAGCGTTTCGCCAAGATTGAACAGTTGATTGGTTCAAGTATTGAAAGGATTACTTTACCATCGGGTTTCTCTGAAGGACCAGTTTATGATCCAACGCGTTTTACAGAGCATAAAAAGAAGAGTGTGAAGAAGAAAAAATTCAAGAAATTTGTCAAGAAAGACGTTGTCGTGAATAAAGATTAA
- a CDS encoding sulfite exporter TauE/SafE family protein, giving the protein MEIIGYFLSIFIGITLGLIGAGGSILTVPVLVYLFHVHPTLATSYSLFIVGFTSMIGSLIKTREKCVDYAAATYFGISSVIVVLIVRKLLLIHIPEVILDINDFQLTKSTLTMIAFAVLMLGSSWSMIKNRPVQAGLHHPIKQHTTKMVTWGIGIGLVTGFLGAGGGFLIIPALVILLQMPIRKAIGTSLLIITINSLIGFLGDVDHVQMDWIFLLKLLSITIVGVAIGNYLQKKIATEQLKPIFGWFIFIVGIYILIKELF; this is encoded by the coding sequence ATGGAAATTATAGGTTACTTTTTGTCTATTTTCATCGGTATCACGCTCGGATTAATCGGTGCAGGTGGTTCCATATTAACCGTACCAGTATTAGTCTACCTATTCCATGTACATCCTACACTAGCGACCTCCTACTCTCTTTTTATCGTAGGCTTCACAAGTATGATTGGTAGCTTAATCAAAACAAGAGAAAAATGCGTCGATTATGCTGCTGCTACTTATTTTGGAATTTCATCCGTCATCGTTGTGCTTATCGTTCGAAAACTCTTATTGATTCACATTCCTGAAGTCATTTTAGACATAAATGATTTCCAGCTAACAAAATCAACGCTCACTATGATTGCGTTTGCTGTACTGATGTTAGGTTCATCCTGGAGTATGATAAAAAATAGGCCGGTACAAGCAGGTCTACATCATCCGATTAAACAACATACGACAAAAATGGTTACTTGGGGTATTGGCATCGGATTGGTTACCGGATTTTTAGGTGCAGGAGGTGGGTTTTTGATAATCCCTGCTTTGGTGATTTTACTCCAGATGCCAATTCGCAAAGCAATTGGAACATCTCTTCTTATCATAACGATCAATTCACTTATCGGCTTTCTTGGTGATGTTGATCATGTACAAATGGACTGGATATTTTTACTAAAATTACTTTCCATCACAATTGTGGGCGTGGCAATAGGAAATTATTTACAGAAAAAAATCGCCACGGAACAGCTAAAGCCCATTTTCGGATGGTTTATATTTATTGTCGGTATATATATTTTAATTAAAGAACTCTTTTAG
- a CDS encoding NUDIX hydrolase, giving the protein MNKIYLAGAMIVDHANRLLVVRKKDSVYYMMPGGKIEKGELSAQALIRELKEELDLNISARELEYLGFHETDAVNEADTIVRGEVFRLELKKNVQIVPLAEIAEAVWLTVDDYKNYKLAHLIEEFTLPIWLAGTFEY; this is encoded by the coding sequence ATGAATAAGATCTATTTAGCAGGCGCTATGATTGTCGATCATGCTAATCGGCTATTGGTTGTCAGGAAGAAAGATTCTGTGTACTATATGATGCCTGGTGGAAAAATCGAAAAAGGGGAATTATCTGCTCAGGCACTCATCCGCGAACTTAAGGAAGAGTTAGATCTCAACATCTCTGCACGCGAATTGGAATATCTTGGTTTTCATGAAACCGATGCCGTTAACGAAGCTGATACCATAGTAAGAGGAGAGGTTTTTCGCCTTGAATTGAAAAAAAATGTGCAGATTGTTCCATTAGCTGAAATTGCTGAGGCTGTTTGGTTGACGGTTGATGATTATAAAAATTATAAATTAGCCCATCTGATTGAAGAATTTACATTACCCATTTGGTTGGCGGGAACTTTTGAATATTAA